One window of Akkermansia biwaensis genomic DNA carries:
- a CDS encoding vWA domain-containing protein, with protein sequence MSISSSTQPNKQKQLAAMREFSNNTNARLPVLFLLDASSSMNGIVRGGNQHILRQEYSDGINWNIVTGDNLVTRMDELNTGLQRFVSDILADPLAKLAADVAVITFARTVATVKEFGPIRESDTVLKISTSQENETLLGEAVELALAELDSRKRTYRKHGVEYYQPWLVVMTDGVPTSARHRELEGRLKELTAARKLSVFVFGIGRADLSELSCISPGRPPMQINDQMFPELFAWLSRSVRMVSMSVPGDGVSLTPLPEDVWQV encoded by the coding sequence ATGTCTATATCATCATCGACACAACCAAACAAACAGAAACAACTCGCCGCGATGCGCGAGTTCAGCAACAACACCAACGCCCGCCTTCCCGTTCTCTTCCTGCTGGATGCCAGCAGCAGTATGAACGGTATTGTCCGGGGCGGCAACCAACACATCCTCCGTCAGGAATATTCTGACGGGATCAACTGGAATATCGTCACGGGAGACAATCTCGTCACCCGGATGGACGAACTCAATACCGGGCTTCAGCGGTTCGTCAGCGACATTCTGGCCGATCCTCTGGCAAAACTGGCCGCCGATGTAGCGGTGATCACATTCGCCCGGACGGTAGCAACAGTAAAGGAGTTCGGTCCGATCCGGGAATCTGACACAGTCCTGAAGATATCCACGTCACAGGAGAATGAAACGCTCCTTGGTGAAGCCGTCGAATTGGCTCTAGCTGAACTCGACAGCCGCAAGCGTACCTATCGGAAACACGGAGTGGAATACTACCAGCCCTGGCTCGTCGTGATGACGGACGGGGTTCCGACCAGCGCCCGACACCGGGAGCTGGAGGGACGATTGAAGGAACTGACGGCTGCCCGCAAGCTCAGTGTGTTCGTTTTCGGTATCGGCCGTGCCGATCTGTCGGAGCTTTCCTGCATCAGCCCGGGGCGCCCTCCCATGCAGATCAACGATCAGATGTTCCCGGAACTGTTCGCATGGCTGAGCCGTAGCGTCCGCATGGTCAGCATGTCCGTACCGGGCGACGGAGTGTCTCTAACTCCTCTCCCGGAGGATGTGTGGCAGGTGTAG
- a CDS encoding nucleotidyl transferase AbiEii/AbiGii toxin family protein: protein MSDFLSLPSEDRIFLCRYIGEQLGIIPSIVEKDFWVCRALNILFQEDSLNPYLCFRGGTSLSKAYRIIRRFSEDIDVALSPCFFAELGEEDKPTAFQSASQRDATLRKIRPHYRRMMEHVLQPLMEERMKEMGIKNVHIELEDLSTARDPFVLLIHYPSLFEQNESLYIRPFVKIELSGRAQTEPSEARMVDSYIGEGFPEFSDSTEVRTISPFRTFWEKCFISMRIIPVRMKDGISRPGWHATIMMWQPLSERDMLIRSYSSM, encoded by the coding sequence ATGAGTGATTTCCTCAGTCTCCCATCCGAAGATCGAATATTCCTGTGCCGCTACATTGGCGAGCAGCTGGGTATCATTCCTTCTATTGTTGAAAAGGATTTCTGGGTATGCCGGGCTCTGAATATTCTTTTTCAGGAAGACTCCTTGAATCCTTATCTATGCTTCAGAGGCGGAACGTCCCTCTCCAAAGCGTACAGGATCATACGCCGTTTCTCTGAGGATATCGATGTTGCGTTATCTCCTTGTTTCTTCGCTGAACTGGGTGAAGAAGATAAGCCGACAGCGTTTCAATCCGCCAGCCAGAGGGATGCTACATTGCGTAAGATTCGCCCCCACTACCGGAGGATGATGGAGCATGTTCTCCAGCCTCTCATGGAGGAGAGGATGAAAGAAATGGGAATCAAGAATGTGCATATCGAGTTGGAAGATCTGTCCACGGCCCGTGATCCATTTGTCCTCTTAATCCATTATCCATCTTTGTTCGAACAGAATGAAAGCCTCTACATTCGTCCTTTTGTCAAAATCGAATTGAGCGGGAGAGCTCAGACGGAACCATCCGAAGCCAGGATGGTCGATTCTTACATTGGGGAAGGATTTCCGGAGTTTTCAGATTCGACTGAAGTACGAACGATTAGCCCTTTCCGAACATTCTGGGAGAAGTGTTTCATTTCCATGAGAATAATACCCGTCCGCATGAAGGATGGAATATCAAGACCAGGCTGGCACGCCACTATTATGATGTGGCAGCCCTTATCCGAGCGGGATATGTTGATAAGGAGCTATTCTTCGATGTAA
- a CDS encoding DUF6088 family protein codes for MKGSIRSQLREKIFSEKAKGEVITSSDFLAFWPRTAVDQALSRMARDGELKRILPGIYEIPATNKRFNLPVPTDQEQVAKAWARKNEARLLPNGIYAANALWLSDQMAGRYEYLTDRPSATVHVGGWKLRFKKTSPKLMRLSGSITGLVVQALRSLGRKSIDRDFVVTQLTKRLSDTEKEQLSRDMELVPVWMRPILQQVIAPPVSHE; via the coding sequence ATGAAGGGTAGCATCAGGAGCCAGCTGAGGGAAAAAATATTTTCCGAGAAGGCAAAAGGAGAGGTTATTACCTCTTCCGATTTTCTTGCGTTCTGGCCCAGGACAGCAGTAGATCAAGCGCTTTCTCGCATGGCAAGGGATGGCGAGCTCAAGCGTATCCTTCCAGGTATCTATGAGATACCGGCGACCAACAAGAGATTTAATTTGCCTGTACCAACTGACCAGGAACAGGTAGCGAAAGCCTGGGCAAGGAAAAATGAAGCTCGTCTTTTACCTAATGGAATCTATGCCGCTAACGCCTTGTGGCTTTCCGACCAAATGGCCGGGCGGTACGAGTATTTGACGGATCGACCTTCTGCAACGGTTCACGTAGGTGGATGGAAACTCCGCTTCAAGAAGACATCTCCGAAACTGATGCGCCTGTCGGGGAGTATTACGGGATTGGTCGTTCAAGCGTTGCGCTCGCTGGGCAGGAAGTCGATAGATCGTGATTTTGTTGTCACTCAATTAACCAAGCGGCTTTCCGATACGGAAAAGGAACAATTATCTCGTGATATGGAACTTGTTCCTGTATGGATGCGCCCCATTCTACAACAAGTCATAGCGCCCCCTGTCTCTCATGAGTGA
- a CDS encoding tyrosine-type recombinase/integrase produces MKRKHAKGRYGSKVKLTEVKKKGRPSVWRLRFVDKDTGEWKERTFRDYDEARALYDMYDKGHIDDALAIFNMVAEGESVVEMFAIRLWRKFGKNNNLLQHTLQYLYQHEDPEEVKAFATDLLSWWKDALTDTKEQEIKDLLGSQLSVIADHVDITAPKPPPAGISLDDAMAQYRKERQLMLDRGQCQPAHHKNVLHELDKWEQGWSNRELSSITAAEINDKLDSFRYQGKPLSNTSKYRYRGTLNAFFLWAIQHDLIQKNPVSLTVAPSRDHISIGILTPDEFRKLLEAALKYDRPMLSRIVLQGLCGLRRSEVVQYKDKPDGHDDIFVSREIAKGPKGKTKDRYIPISPQIKAWLAAGEWEPMTRNDELRYGYRLDQLAAKAGITIPKNALRHSFASYQAALHPLPDVARWMGHSGTQMTESHYRQGVSRKDAEAYFSIIPEAVS; encoded by the coding sequence ATGAAGAGGAAGCATGCCAAAGGCCGATATGGCAGCAAAGTCAAACTCACTGAAGTGAAGAAGAAAGGCCGCCCTTCAGTCTGGCGGCTCCGCTTTGTTGACAAGGACACGGGAGAATGGAAAGAGCGCACCTTTCGCGATTACGACGAAGCCCGGGCTCTCTACGATATGTATGACAAGGGTCATATCGACGATGCCCTGGCAATATTCAATATGGTTGCAGAGGGAGAATCCGTGGTCGAAATGTTCGCTATCCGCTTGTGGAGAAAATTTGGAAAGAACAACAACCTTCTGCAACATACGCTTCAATATTTGTACCAGCATGAAGATCCTGAAGAGGTAAAGGCATTTGCAACTGATCTCCTTTCGTGGTGGAAAGATGCTCTCACGGATACCAAAGAGCAGGAAATCAAGGATTTACTCGGATCACAATTAAGCGTCATTGCTGATCATGTTGACATTACTGCCCCGAAACCACCCCCGGCGGGTATATCTCTGGATGACGCCATGGCTCAGTATCGAAAGGAGAGGCAGCTGATGCTGGATCGGGGCCAATGCCAGCCGGCCCACCATAAGAACGTGCTTCATGAACTTGATAAATGGGAGCAAGGCTGGAGCAACCGGGAGTTGTCATCAATCACCGCCGCCGAAATCAATGACAAACTGGATTCGTTCCGGTATCAGGGAAAGCCCCTCTCGAATACCAGCAAATACAGGTACCGCGGTACGCTGAATGCCTTTTTCCTCTGGGCCATTCAGCACGATCTGATTCAGAAAAACCCGGTCTCCTTGACCGTCGCTCCTTCCAGGGATCACATCTCTATCGGGATTCTTACCCCGGACGAATTCCGGAAATTGCTTGAGGCGGCATTAAAATATGACCGCCCCATGCTTTCCCGTATTGTCCTACAGGGATTGTGCGGGCTAAGACGTTCAGAGGTTGTTCAATACAAGGACAAACCGGATGGACATGACGATATCTTTGTTTCGCGTGAGATCGCGAAGGGACCCAAGGGGAAAACGAAGGATCGTTACATACCCATCTCCCCGCAAATCAAGGCATGGCTGGCCGCAGGCGAATGGGAGCCAATGACCCGGAATGACGAACTCAGATATGGCTATCGCCTGGACCAGCTGGCAGCCAAAGCCGGCATCACGATACCAAAGAATGCGTTGCGACACTCATTCGCTTCCTATCAGGCAGCTCTCCATCCCTTGCCGGATGTTGCCCGCTGGATGGGACATAGTGGAACGCAGATGACCGAATCCCACTACAGGCAGGGTGTTTCCCGTAAGGATGCTGAAGCATACTTTTCTATCATTCCCGAAGCGGTTAGTTGA
- a CDS encoding ATP-binding protein produces MTTLIPRPHYTERIAPFIGKNIIKVLTGQRRIGKSFILRQVMEEIRRKEPEAHIISINKELEQFRDIRTHEDLSHYLEPLLSKPGPHYLFIDEVQEIEDFQFCLRSLLAEEKCDIFCTGSNAQMLSGELATHLAGRSVSFDVHSLSYREFLTFHRLEAGQENLKKYLTFGGMPYLAHIGLEADVPFEYLRSVYSTILLKDTVAREKIRNVHFLEDLVAYLADNIGNLFSANNISKFLKSQRVDLSPQVTLNYLRALSNAYLIHRVSRAEVGGMKIFETGEKFYFEDIGISHAIRGFNFRRDVHKVMENAVYLHLIQQGYSVHVGQLKEQEIDFVADKSGDKLYVQMSLSVTDEKTAAREFGNLLAVQDNYPKYVVTLNDMILGDNQEGIRHMNLEEFLLKEL; encoded by the coding sequence ATGACGACTCTTATTCCGCGCCCCCACTATACCGAACGCATTGCTCCGTTTATCGGCAAGAACATCATCAAGGTTCTTACCGGGCAGCGTCGTATCGGCAAGAGCTTTATCCTGCGTCAGGTGATGGAGGAAATTCGCAGGAAGGAGCCGGAGGCGCACATCATTTCCATCAACAAGGAGCTGGAGCAATTCCGGGATATCCGTACCCATGAGGATTTGTCACATTATCTGGAACCTTTGCTGAGTAAGCCGGGACCCCATTACCTGTTCATCGATGAGGTACAGGAGATCGAGGATTTCCAGTTCTGCCTGCGCAGCCTGCTGGCCGAGGAGAAGTGCGATATTTTCTGCACCGGCAGCAATGCCCAAATGCTTTCGGGGGAACTAGCGACTCATCTGGCCGGGCGTTCCGTAAGTTTCGATGTTCACAGCTTGAGTTACCGGGAGTTCCTGACCTTCCATCGTCTGGAAGCCGGACAGGAGAACCTGAAGAAGTATCTGACGTTTGGCGGTATGCCCTATCTGGCTCATATCGGGCTGGAAGCCGATGTTCCTTTCGAGTATTTGCGTTCCGTCTATTCCACCATTCTGTTGAAGGATACGGTGGCCCGGGAGAAAATACGCAATGTGCATTTCTTGGAAGATCTCGTGGCCTATCTGGCCGACAATATCGGCAATCTGTTTTCAGCCAATAACATCAGCAAGTTTCTGAAGTCGCAGAGGGTGGATCTGTCTCCCCAGGTGACGCTGAATTACCTGCGGGCCTTGAGCAATGCCTATTTGATTCACCGGGTTTCCCGCGCCGAAGTGGGCGGCATGAAGATTTTCGAAACAGGAGAGAAGTTTTACTTCGAGGATATCGGCATCAGCCATGCCATTCGAGGCTTCAATTTCCGACGGGATGTTCACAAGGTGATGGAGAATGCGGTTTACCTGCATCTGATTCAGCAGGGGTATTCCGTTCATGTCGGACAGCTGAAGGAGCAGGAGATTGATTTTGTCGCCGACAAATCGGGAGACAAGCTCTATGTCCAGATGAGTCTCAGTGTCACCGACGAGAAGACAGCCGCCCGGGAGTTCGGGAATCTGCTGGCCGTTCAGGACAATTATCCCAAGTATGTGGTGACGCTCAACGATATGATTCTGGGCGATAATCAGGAGGGCATCCGCCACATGAATCTGGAAGAATTTCTGTTGAAGGAATTATAG